One window from the genome of Parachlamydiales bacterium encodes:
- the ccsA gene encoding cytochrome c biogenesis protein CcsA: MKFIFTLFFSLLLPVLAHADINDIPVHFNGRYRPYAALEKDERLKPLDEILTLPNRHTPSFWEPLKKISLDQKNFTAYSDKSYAQIHAAYSRWLKAADPLSGIEAEELTQALLGGYAEIASKPYLKSVQKELRFPSLTQLKAEKLYVTVPWVKVSFILFTLAAIICAYGHLSFAKWAASIGFSILTVTIALRMYILQRPPVSNMTETLLFVPWIAVLVGLVFKKEALLISTSLAALLLGISIFAKMGHALENVQAVLDSNYWLTIHVLLVVGSYALFLLSGLAGHAYLAALAWNKQGQLNPWAKLVKNTSYLGLGMLIPGTILGGIWAAQSWGRFWDWDPKESWAFITILAYLIGLHAYRYKVIGDKGLALSAIIGAWAVTFTWYGVNYILGTGLHSYGFGNGGEWFYAFAILADAIVVGYLYCYSTKKWAHE; encoded by the coding sequence ATGAAATTTATTTTTACACTTTTCTTCTCCCTTTTACTTCCTGTGCTAGCGCATGCTGATATCAATGACATCCCTGTGCATTTCAATGGAAGATATAGGCCTTATGCTGCGCTTGAAAAAGACGAAAGGTTAAAGCCTTTAGACGAAATTCTGACACTGCCCAATCGGCATACTCCCTCTTTCTGGGAACCTCTCAAGAAAATCTCCTTAGACCAAAAGAACTTTACAGCCTATTCAGATAAGAGCTATGCGCAAATACACGCAGCCTATTCCCGCTGGCTTAAGGCAGCAGACCCCCTATCGGGTATCGAGGCTGAAGAACTGACTCAAGCCCTTTTGGGAGGGTATGCTGAAATCGCTTCAAAACCCTATTTAAAATCTGTGCAAAAGGAACTTCGATTTCCATCCCTCACACAGTTAAAAGCCGAAAAACTCTATGTGACAGTACCCTGGGTCAAAGTCTCATTTATTCTATTTACCCTTGCAGCCATAATTTGTGCCTATGGACACCTTTCATTTGCAAAATGGGCTGCAAGCATAGGCTTCAGCATACTAACAGTAACTATAGCCTTGAGGATGTATATTTTACAAAGGCCTCCCGTATCCAATATGACCGAAACCCTGCTATTTGTTCCTTGGATTGCCGTTCTAGTGGGTTTAGTGTTCAAGAAAGAAGCTTTATTGATCTCTACTTCTTTGGCAGCACTTTTATTAGGAATTTCCATCTTTGCAAAAATGGGGCATGCGCTTGAGAACGTTCAAGCGGTATTAGACTCCAACTACTGGTTAACAATCCATGTACTACTCGTGGTAGGAAGCTATGCACTTTTCCTTCTGTCAGGTTTAGCCGGACATGCCTACCTCGCCGCACTTGCATGGAATAAGCAAGGACAGCTAAATCCCTGGGCCAAGCTTGTAAAAAATACTTCTTATCTTGGATTGGGAATGCTTATTCCCGGTACAATTCTGGGCGGCATATGGGCTGCGCAGAGCTGGGGCCGCTTCTGGGACTGGGATCCTAAAGAGTCATGGGCCTTTATTACAATCTTAGCCTATCTTATCGGATTGCATGCCTATCGCTATAAGGTCATTGGAGATAAGGGACTTGCGCTTTCTGCTATTATAGGTGCTTGGGCAGTTACCTTTACTTGGTATGGCGTGAACTATATTTTGGGGACCGGTTTGCATAGTTACGGCTTTGGAAATGGGGGTGAATGGTTTTATGCTTTTGCCATCTTAGCCGACGCTATTGTTGTAGGATATCTGTATTGCTATTCGACAAAAAAATGGGCCCATGAATAA
- a CDS encoding DMT family transporter, with translation MSLVLLMYALFASVFTVGKVALDVSGPFFLTGVRMLAAGIVLLAYVRIRHPEEFRIPFRLWPLLFWVGLFNVFITNAFEFWGLQYMLSSKTCLIYSLSPFAAVFLSYLFLGETMSPFKWLGMAIGVAGFIPLFAGPWINEGVEATSVLENWAEIALTISAITAVIGWIFVKKLTVGEKYSGVMVNAVSFVIGAVLCFIVSGFTEAWDPFPVTEWNTFWLSVAYIAVIHNIICYNIYALSLKKFTVTFMAFAGLSNPLFTAIYGWYFLNEPLTLPFFVALGGAGIGLGLFYREERKSMWATASTCIVSLMVLQSCETVVDKPAAQYVQIVDRTYRPLYQSLLPEGWSKEDPLPDSGLADTMKPIATMQVEDITITVHNFPSSSLEQRIPPQAQITRWEKQFTTLDEDTIAIQSVGHSGFLGLQFEASGIVKGQEVATLAWIFQLAPEHYYALDATHPNDMQRKADWTIKAVGSKESIEKHKQSILLFAHSFELIDEIP, from the coding sequence ATGTCCTTAGTCTTATTGATGTATGCTTTGTTTGCTAGTGTCTTTACAGTCGGTAAAGTAGCTTTAGATGTTTCGGGGCCCTTTTTTTTAACAGGGGTCCGCATGCTGGCAGCGGGTATTGTTTTGTTAGCTTATGTAAGAATACGCCACCCGGAAGAATTTCGCATTCCGTTCAGGCTTTGGCCTCTGCTATTTTGGGTAGGTTTATTTAATGTGTTCATTACCAATGCCTTTGAGTTTTGGGGACTGCAATATATGCTTTCCTCCAAAACATGCCTGATCTATAGCTTATCTCCTTTTGCTGCGGTATTCTTATCCTATTTATTCTTAGGCGAAACTATGTCGCCCTTCAAGTGGTTGGGAATGGCCATCGGTGTAGCAGGATTTATCCCTCTCTTTGCAGGTCCTTGGATAAATGAGGGCGTTGAAGCAACAAGTGTATTAGAAAACTGGGCCGAAATCGCCTTGACCATCTCAGCCATCACGGCAGTCATTGGATGGATTTTCGTGAAGAAGTTGACGGTAGGAGAAAAATATTCAGGAGTGATGGTCAACGCTGTCAGCTTTGTAATTGGAGCAGTGCTATGTTTTATCGTTTCAGGTTTTACCGAAGCTTGGGACCCCTTTCCTGTTACAGAATGGAACACATTTTGGCTTTCTGTAGCGTACATTGCAGTGATACATAATATCATCTGCTACAACATCTATGCGCTGTCGCTCAAAAAATTCACGGTCACCTTTATGGCATTTGCAGGCCTCTCTAACCCCCTATTTACGGCTATCTACGGATGGTATTTTCTGAACGAACCCCTCACACTCCCCTTCTTCGTAGCTTTGGGTGGCGCAGGAATAGGCTTGGGACTATTTTATCGGGAAGAACGTAAAAGTATGTGGGCTACAGCGTCAACATGCATAGTATCCCTGATGGTACTGCAAAGCTGCGAAACAGTAGTGGATAAACCTGCAGCGCAATATGTTCAGATCGTGGACAGAACATACCGCCCGTTATATCAATCATTGCTGCCGGAAGGTTGGAGTAAAGAAGACCCCTTACCTGATAGCGGTTTGGCAGATACGATGAAACCGATAGCTACTATGCAGGTAGAAGACATTACGATTACAGTACATAACTTTCCTAGCTCTTCTCTGGAACAGCGGATCCCTCCTCAAGCTCAAATAACACGCTGGGAAAAGCAATTTACAACATTAGACGAGGACACTATAGCCATCCAATCCGTTGGCCATAGCGGGTTTTTAGGTCTGCAGTTTGAAGCCTCCGGAATAGTTAAGGGACAAGAAGTCGCAACTTTGGCGTGGATCTTTCAGCTCGCTCCCGAACATTACTATGCTTTAGACGCAACACACCCCAATGACATGCAAAGAAAAGCTGATTGGACAATAAAAGCTGTCGGTTCAAAGGAAAGCATTGAAAAGCATAAGCAAAGTATTTTATTGTTCGCTCATTCTTTTGAGTTAATAGATGAGATTCCTTAG
- a CDS encoding zinc-dependent alcohol dehydrogenase family protein produces MRAMVYVGKPELELQEVPIPIPKENEVLLEVLACGVCRTDLHIVDKDIIPPHLPIIPGHQIVGKVTALGKDATKFKLGSYVGVPWLGGCCFHCPFCLRNEENLCDFPVFTGFTRNGGYAEYCTANEEFCFHIPKTYPPEKAAPLLCAGLIGYRALKLCGPVNDIGMVGFGASAHIITQAARHLGKNIFAFTRAGDKNKQDFALRLGAAWSGSIEAPPEKLLDAVIIFASEGALVPQALKLVRKGGVVVCAGIHMSDISAFPYKDLWEERVIRSVANLTRQDGLEFLLLAEKYPLAVETTVYPLDKANQALKDLRNGKFNGSAVICP; encoded by the coding sequence ATGCGCGCGATGGTCTACGTAGGAAAACCGGAACTTGAATTACAAGAAGTGCCCATCCCTATTCCTAAAGAGAATGAAGTGCTACTTGAGGTGCTCGCCTGCGGAGTCTGCCGTACTGATCTCCACATCGTAGACAAAGATATCATCCCACCCCACCTACCCATCATTCCGGGCCATCAGATAGTAGGCAAAGTGACAGCTTTAGGCAAAGATGCAACGAAATTTAAACTGGGCTCATATGTAGGAGTACCGTGGTTGGGTGGCTGTTGCTTTCACTGCCCTTTTTGCCTAAGGAATGAAGAGAACCTTTGTGATTTTCCGGTGTTTACAGGATTTACCCGTAATGGCGGATATGCGGAATACTGCACAGCGAATGAGGAATTTTGTTTTCACATACCAAAAACATATCCACCGGAGAAAGCCGCACCCCTATTATGCGCCGGATTAATAGGGTATAGAGCGTTAAAGTTATGCGGACCAGTCAACGACATAGGGATGGTAGGATTTGGTGCATCGGCACATATCATCACGCAAGCAGCGAGACATTTAGGCAAAAATATTTTTGCCTTCACGCGTGCAGGAGATAAAAACAAACAAGACTTTGCACTAAGGTTAGGTGCTGCTTGGTCCGGCTCTATCGAAGCTCCTCCCGAAAAATTGCTTGATGCGGTTATAATCTTTGCGAGCGAAGGTGCATTAGTCCCCCAAGCCTTAAAACTCGTCCGTAAGGGAGGGGTAGTTGTCTGCGCAGGCATACATATGAGTGATATTTCGGCTTTCCCTTATAAAGACTTATGGGAAGAAAGAGTAATACGCTCTGTGGCAAACTTGACAAGGCAGGATGGGTTGGAGTTTTTGCTGTTGGCAGAGAAGTACCCACTGGCAGTAGAGACTACGGTTTATCCACTGGACAAAGCTAATCAAGCTTTAAAGGATCTTCGCAACGGAAAATTTAACGGATCAGCAGTGATATGTCCTTAG
- a CDS encoding branched-chain amino acid transport system II carrier protein — MKENSSKPSPIVVGLALFCMFFGSGNLIFPLFLGQVAQDNWLIALFGFMITAVCLPLLGIIAMVMFEGHSKKFFDLLGRPWGFLLTLVLLLVWIPFGSAPRCISLSFASLSTYLPIGNAWTYGAIYSLIAAFIVVQGSRMLNILGAYLTPILLICLAAIFFGGLTSMPTTSSSLDTANLVFQSLKEGYNTMDLIASFFFSASVIALLQKQGGSLSSNLKLTFKAGFVAAITLAVVYSALLYTAATHSADLVNVNKEQMLAHLAMVTLGTHLGGIAAAAIFLACITTSVALVSVFTDFLTNSVFRNKSMYMVSLVLTSLVSYFMSITGLEGITAVTSPALQVCYPLLLVIIIWGVVKRSMELTSQKKQLKEQEELS; from the coding sequence ATGAAAGAAAATTCTTCTAAACCATCTCCCATTGTTGTGGGATTAGCCCTCTTTTGTATGTTTTTTGGATCGGGAAACCTCATATTCCCTCTTTTCCTCGGTCAAGTCGCCCAAGATAACTGGCTTATTGCTCTCTTTGGATTCATGATCACCGCAGTTTGCCTGCCCTTATTAGGGATTATCGCTATGGTAATGTTTGAAGGTCATTCCAAGAAGTTTTTTGATCTATTAGGTCGTCCTTGGGGATTCTTACTTACGCTCGTCCTATTATTAGTATGGATTCCCTTCGGCTCAGCCCCCCGCTGTATCTCCTTAAGTTTTGCAAGCCTTAGCACCTACCTTCCCATCGGAAATGCCTGGACTTACGGTGCCATCTATAGTTTGATAGCGGCATTTATCGTGGTTCAAGGCAGCCGTATGCTAAATATTCTCGGCGCCTATTTAACTCCGATACTTCTGATCTGCTTAGCGGCAATCTTCTTCGGAGGATTGACTTCTATGCCTACTACTTCCTCTAGCCTTGATACAGCAAACCTAGTCTTCCAAAGTTTAAAGGAAGGCTATAATACGATGGATTTGATCGCTTCCTTCTTTTTCAGTGCTTCAGTCATCGCACTTCTGCAAAAGCAAGGCGGATCTCTTTCTTCCAACCTAAAGCTGACTTTCAAAGCCGGATTCGTCGCTGCCATCACTCTTGCCGTTGTCTACTCAGCTTTACTATACACTGCTGCAACGCATAGTGCGGATTTAGTGAATGTGAATAAAGAACAAATGCTAGCACACTTAGCTATGGTAACTTTAGGTACTCATTTAGGCGGTATCGCCGCCGCAGCAATTTTCCTTGCGTGCATCACAACTTCCGTGGCTTTGGTCTCAGTATTTACAGACTTTTTAACAAACTCTGTCTTCCGCAACAAGTCCATGTATATGGTCTCACTAGTGCTTACATCGCTAGTCAGCTACTTTATGTCCATTACTGGCTTAGAAGGGATCACTGCCGTTACATCACCTGCTTTGCAAGTGTGCTATCCGCTATTGCTGGTTATTATCATTTGGGGAGTTGTGAAGCGTTCCATGGAACTCACCTCACAAAAGAAACAACTTAAAGAACAAGAAGAATTAAGTTAA
- a CDS encoding 2-oxoglutarate dehydrogenase E1 component, whose translation MDLNTVSLALAASPEYVEELFSHYEKDPNSVPHEWWAIFEQNNFTSDEVESSHPHILASTEDSSKQSVMYHPKVKIVSGTDQRVFDLIDAYRKYGHLMADVNPISLKEIEEPWELSLEAAGFNKQDLVNLYPTCGLMQEEQAPLLEIIQALRQIYCGKIGFEYMDLQNPEIEHWLMHKIESNTLKASLSIEQKKHILQSLNRSELFESFLHVKYPGQKRFSLEGGETLIPMLAILLETGAELGMEELYIGMAHRGRLNVLTSIMNKSYATVFSEFEENYVPTLTEGSGDVKYHKGYHSQVTTSKGKKVTVFIPSNPSHLESVNPVLEGVVYAKQEIDQGSTKRVVPLLIHGDAALSGQGVVYETLQLSHLPGFATGGSFHIVINNQIGFTTIPKDGRSTPYCTDIARAFGSPVFHVNAEDPESCIYATILAIELRQRFHCDVFLDLNCYRKYGHNEADEPAFTQPAEYQLIKGKSPIRELYRDKLIQQSVVERKVAESLESDFSNSLSAELESIKVKEEAPTAAVKNSVHSILEVNIDTSVADEALQSIATHLSTLPEGFSAHKKLQSLIQDRRKALLAGADEKVLDWGTVENLAYGTLLMNNVPIRISGQDVQRGTFSHRHAVLIDQENSKPYMPLQHLDKDQAQFSIYNSPLSEYAVLAFEYGYSTVNQGLVIWEAQFGDFANGGQIIMDQYISAGEQKWGQKSAITLFLPHGYEGQGPEHSSGRIERFLSLSGNNNWTVAYPTTPAQMFHLLRRQGLSSLKKPLVVFTPKALLRSPKCLSSRSELSKGQFHTIIEEGAVDPSAITHLLLCTGKIYFDLVQALQDLKVRNTVIVRVEQLYPFDNVLFKKIVQKYPHLTSILWAQEEPENMGAWSYMLNLLYSEFQEKLPIKYVGRKPSASTAAGSYYLHKQQNQEILAELKNCTA comes from the coding sequence ATGGATCTGAATACTGTATCGCTAGCCTTAGCGGCAAGCCCGGAATATGTTGAGGAATTATTTTCCCATTATGAGAAAGACCCTAATAGCGTTCCTCATGAATGGTGGGCTATTTTTGAGCAAAATAACTTTACTTCCGATGAAGTCGAAAGCTCTCATCCACATATCCTAGCGTCCACAGAAGATTCCTCTAAGCAGTCGGTGATGTACCATCCCAAAGTGAAAATTGTTAGCGGCACAGATCAAAGAGTGTTCGACTTGATCGATGCCTACCGCAAATATGGCCATCTAATGGCGGATGTGAATCCGATCTCTTTAAAAGAGATTGAAGAGCCTTGGGAACTTTCCTTGGAAGCTGCGGGATTCAATAAACAAGATCTGGTCAATTTATACCCCACTTGCGGTCTGATGCAAGAAGAGCAAGCCCCTTTATTGGAAATCATCCAAGCCTTGCGCCAAATCTATTGCGGGAAGATCGGCTTCGAATACATGGACCTTCAAAATCCTGAAATTGAACATTGGCTGATGCATAAGATTGAGAGCAATACTCTCAAAGCGTCCTTATCGATAGAACAAAAAAAACATATACTACAGTCGTTGAATAGGTCAGAGCTCTTTGAAAGTTTTTTACACGTAAAGTATCCCGGACAAAAGAGATTCTCCCTTGAAGGGGGCGAAACACTCATCCCTATGCTGGCGATCTTGTTGGAAACGGGCGCAGAATTAGGTATGGAAGAACTCTACATCGGGATGGCACATCGCGGCCGCCTAAACGTCCTTACCAGTATTATGAATAAATCCTACGCAACTGTCTTTAGCGAATTTGAAGAAAACTATGTTCCCACCCTTACGGAAGGCAGTGGAGATGTCAAATACCACAAAGGCTACCATTCACAAGTGACGACATCTAAAGGGAAGAAAGTTACCGTCTTTATTCCTTCCAATCCCAGTCATTTAGAATCTGTCAATCCGGTGCTTGAAGGCGTAGTCTACGCCAAGCAGGAAATTGATCAAGGATCTACTAAACGCGTTGTTCCCTTGCTTATTCACGGCGATGCTGCATTATCAGGACAGGGCGTTGTTTATGAGACCTTGCAGTTATCACACTTACCCGGCTTTGCTACCGGCGGCAGCTTCCATATCGTGATCAACAACCAAATAGGTTTCACTACTATTCCTAAAGATGGACGTTCCACCCCTTATTGCACAGATATCGCCCGTGCCTTTGGCTCACCCGTCTTCCATGTGAATGCAGAAGATCCTGAATCCTGTATCTACGCGACGATACTCGCCATAGAATTACGTCAGAGATTTCATTGCGATGTGTTTTTAGACCTTAACTGCTATAGAAAGTACGGACATAATGAAGCAGATGAACCCGCCTTTACCCAACCAGCAGAATATCAGTTAATCAAAGGTAAAAGCCCGATTCGTGAACTCTACCGCGATAAACTAATTCAACAAAGTGTTGTGGAACGTAAAGTTGCCGAATCTCTTGAAAGCGATTTCTCAAATAGTCTTTCTGCTGAGCTGGAGTCGATAAAGGTGAAAGAAGAAGCACCGACCGCTGCAGTGAAAAATTCCGTACATAGTATTCTTGAGGTTAATATAGACACAAGCGTTGCAGATGAAGCCCTGCAATCTATAGCAACTCATCTTAGCACGTTGCCTGAGGGGTTCTCCGCACATAAAAAGCTGCAATCACTTATTCAAGACCGCCGTAAAGCCCTCCTAGCCGGTGCAGATGAAAAGGTATTGGATTGGGGGACTGTAGAGAACCTTGCCTATGGAACTCTATTAATGAATAACGTTCCTATACGTATATCAGGACAGGATGTTCAAAGAGGCACTTTCAGCCACCGGCATGCTGTACTTATCGATCAAGAAAACTCCAAGCCATACATGCCGCTCCAACATTTGGATAAGGACCAAGCACAATTCTCCATCTACAACTCACCCTTGTCAGAGTATGCTGTACTTGCCTTTGAATATGGCTACAGTACAGTCAACCAAGGACTTGTCATCTGGGAAGCACAATTTGGAGATTTTGCCAACGGCGGTCAAATCATCATGGACCAATATATCTCTGCAGGGGAACAAAAATGGGGGCAGAAATCTGCAATCACCCTTTTTCTTCCACATGGTTATGAAGGGCAAGGACCCGAACATTCGTCCGGAAGAATAGAACGCTTCCTCTCGCTATCAGGAAACAACAACTGGACTGTAGCCTATCCGACTACGCCTGCTCAGATGTTCCACTTATTAAGAAGACAAGGCCTTTCATCACTTAAAAAACCCTTAGTTGTCTTTACACCTAAAGCACTCTTACGAAGCCCCAAATGCTTGAGTTCCCGATCAGAACTAAGCAAGGGGCAATTCCATACAATTATCGAAGAAGGCGCGGTTGACCCTTCAGCCATTACACATCTTCTGCTTTGTACCGGAAAAATATACTTTGATTTAGTACAGGCGCTTCAGGACCTGAAAGTAAGAAATACGGTCATCGTCCGGGTTGAGCAGTTATATCCCTTTGATAATGTGTTGTTTAAGAAAATAGTTCAAAAGTATCCGCACCTGACTTCCATCCTCTGGGCTCAAGAAGAACCTGAAAATATGGGGGCTTGGTCCTATATGCTGAATTTGCTTTATTCAGAATTTCAAGAAAAACTTCCTATCAAGTATGTTGGCAGAAAACCCTCTGCCTCCACTGCTGCCGGCTCCTACTATTTACATAAACAGCAAAATCAAGAGATTTTGGCTGAACTAAAGAACTGCACCGCCTAA
- the odhB gene encoding 2-oxoglutarate dehydrogenase complex dihydrolipoyllysine-residue succinyltransferase: MKVEIKVPRMGESISEAVIGAILKQSGSVVKADEEIVELETDKVNQVVYAPKGGQLSLTVKVGDKVPVDTVIGFVETDAESTPAKEPSTPIPVKEETKEKDSPAPVNKEEKPAPEIQVSKASDAPIRFSADAFIQELQPKPQKASTPSAQEPAPRAEKPLQPEKPRDTSERESRRRIPTIRKAIAKRLVAAQHEAAMLTTFNEVDMSAIIDIRTRFQEDFTKKYGVKLGFMSFFVEATISALKTFPLFNSYLEGEDIVQRNYYDLGIAVSTDKGLLVPVIRDCDKLTMPEIEKKLEEYAKKAREGKITIEELQGGGFTITNGGVFGSMLSTPILNAPQCGILGMHKIQKRAVVVNDEIVIRPIMYLALSYDHRLVDGKEAVSFLVHIKNMLESPPRILLEV, from the coding sequence ATGAAAGTAGAAATCAAAGTTCCCCGCATGGGAGAGTCCATCAGTGAAGCCGTCATTGGGGCTATCTTAAAGCAAAGCGGAAGCGTGGTCAAAGCGGATGAGGAAATTGTAGAACTTGAAACCGACAAAGTTAATCAAGTCGTCTACGCTCCCAAAGGCGGCCAACTTTCCCTAACAGTTAAAGTCGGGGATAAAGTCCCTGTGGACACTGTCATAGGTTTTGTTGAAACCGATGCAGAATCTACCCCCGCAAAGGAACCTTCTACACCCATTCCTGTTAAAGAAGAAACAAAAGAGAAAGACAGCCCGGCTCCTGTCAATAAAGAGGAAAAGCCCGCACCGGAGATCCAAGTTAGTAAGGCATCCGACGCACCCATCCGATTTTCTGCAGATGCTTTTATCCAAGAACTGCAACCTAAACCACAAAAAGCTTCAACACCATCAGCTCAAGAGCCTGCGCCCCGGGCAGAAAAACCTCTACAACCTGAAAAGCCGCGCGATACTTCCGAGAGAGAAAGCAGACGCAGAATTCCTACAATTAGAAAAGCCATTGCTAAACGCTTAGTGGCCGCCCAACACGAAGCTGCTATGCTTACTACGTTTAATGAAGTGGATATGTCGGCCATTATCGATATTAGAACACGCTTTCAAGAGGATTTTACCAAGAAATACGGTGTTAAATTAGGTTTTATGTCTTTCTTTGTGGAAGCCACAATCTCTGCACTCAAAACTTTCCCACTCTTCAATAGCTACCTCGAGGGTGAAGATATCGTACAAAGAAATTACTACGACCTCGGCATAGCTGTAAGCACCGACAAAGGACTCCTTGTCCCTGTCATACGCGACTGTGATAAGCTCACCATGCCGGAAATTGAAAAGAAACTCGAAGAATATGCAAAGAAAGCCCGTGAGGGGAAAATCACTATCGAAGAATTGCAAGGCGGGGGATTCACCATCACCAACGGCGGTGTCTTCGGATCAATGCTTTCTACTCCCATCCTTAATGCACCCCAGTGCGGCATTCTCGGTATGCACAAAATCCAGAAGAGAGCTGTCGTCGTCAATGATGAAATTGTGATTAGACCTATCATGTACCTAGCCCTTAGTTACGATCATAGGCTTGTGGATGGAAAAGAAGCTGTCTCATTCCTTGTACATATAAAAAATATGCTGGAAAGCCCTCCACGCATTCTATTGGAGGTATAA
- the lpdA gene encoding dihydrolipoyl dehydrogenase, with protein MSVKDYQVVIIGGGPGGYVAAVRCAQLGLKTACIEKNKTLGGTCLNVGCIPSKALLYASEVFSLVKEQNPNATPNFDRIMENKSGSVHMLVSSVSNLLKHHHIDQVEGTAAFIDPNTIAVTQPDGSKKNITSDYFIIATGSEPIPLPFAPFDEKTIVSSTGALSLPKIPSSLIVIGGGIIGVEIASVYQRLGSKVDIIEMLDHICPGVEPTAARTLLQILKKQGINFHLSSKVIDVKDNGNTKDVTFEEENQKQTLPSDVVLVCVGRRPYTQSLQLENAGIKTDAKGRIPVNDSLRTSQSNILAIGDVIEGPGLAHRASEEGIAVAESIAGKQKIISYLSIPNVIYTYPEVASVGLTDQEAKAKGLDIITGQVSMRGNPRARCTGELEGFVKVVGEKNSGRLIGLHIVSAHASELIAIGAIAIAAKLTVEQIAETPFAHPTYSEAIKEASLLALGRAIHA; from the coding sequence ATGTCCGTGAAAGATTATCAAGTTGTCATCATCGGTGGCGGCCCCGGCGGTTATGTCGCTGCCGTACGCTGCGCACAACTCGGCCTGAAGACTGCGTGCATAGAAAAAAATAAAACTTTAGGCGGGACATGCCTAAATGTCGGATGCATTCCTTCAAAAGCTCTTCTCTATGCTAGCGAAGTCTTCTCCCTGGTTAAAGAGCAAAATCCTAATGCAACTCCCAATTTCGACCGTATAATGGAAAATAAAAGCGGCTCTGTACATATGCTTGTCAGTTCCGTCAGCAACCTTCTAAAACATCACCACATTGACCAAGTTGAAGGTACAGCAGCCTTTATAGACCCTAATACGATCGCTGTCACACAACCTGATGGATCGAAAAAAAATATAACTTCAGACTACTTCATCATCGCAACAGGTTCAGAACCTATACCACTGCCTTTCGCACCCTTCGATGAAAAAACAATAGTCTCCTCGACCGGCGCCCTATCCCTACCCAAAATACCTTCCTCCCTTATTGTCATCGGTGGGGGAATCATCGGCGTTGAAATCGCATCTGTCTACCAACGCCTTGGCTCTAAAGTAGATATTATAGAAATGCTCGACCATATCTGCCCCGGTGTAGAACCCACCGCTGCCCGTACCCTTCTGCAAATACTGAAAAAACAAGGCATAAATTTCCACCTAAGCTCCAAAGTCATAGATGTTAAAGATAACGGAAATACAAAAGATGTGACTTTCGAAGAAGAAAACCAAAAGCAAACTCTCCCATCCGATGTTGTCCTGGTCTGCGTTGGACGCAGACCCTATACACAAAGCCTTCAGTTGGAAAATGCCGGTATCAAAACGGACGCCAAAGGCCGCATTCCCGTCAACGATTCTCTCCGCACCTCGCAAAGCAATATCTTAGCCATCGGCGACGTTATCGAAGGCCCCGGCCTGGCTCACCGTGCCTCTGAAGAAGGTATCGCCGTCGCTGAGTCCATCGCCGGTAAACAGAAAATCATCAGCTACCTATCCATCCCCAATGTAATATATACCTATCCCGAAGTGGCCTCCGTTGGCCTGACAGATCAAGAAGCCAAAGCCAAAGGATTGGACATTATCACCGGACAAGTCTCCATGCGCGGTAACCCGCGTGCTCGCTGCACCGGTGAACTTGAAGGCTTCGTCAAAGTCGTCGGTGAAAAAAACTCCGGCCGCCTCATCGGCCTTCATATTGTCTCAGCCCACGCCTCAGAACTTATTGCCATCGGTGCCATAGCCATCGCTGCCAAGCTTACCGTGGAACAAATCGCCGAAACACCCTTCGCTCATCCCACATATTCCGAAGCTATCAAAGAAGCCTCACTCCTTGCTCTAGGCCGCGCTATCCACGCTTAG